In Providencia sneebia DSM 19967, one DNA window encodes the following:
- a CDS encoding fimbrial protein codes for MLKKQALSFVLLCSAFYANADCETKNPKTADPITINLSELLYQQTSITQTYSTKYMGFFECDAAALIPGLGDNKVINMSAQENKSIYIKLNNQNIIKLTILNINNKEISLGSKKDTHSTSKINTNFSVKTELYYGSVPNNQLLDAKGASEYQIKSAIVALDASNSSLFILILKLLASLFVWEQTQYDIYYQPLIIKFEPKQTTCSFDDAGMVVKLPNIERAELLKKQQAGETPFALNFSCESLLNGKTNNPITAYLSSSALSPDKTIMLDKQANSAKGVGISVKYQNNVVHFGTKQGDRNGATLLINKKNNDDVPKYLSVPLVAYYNVYDTKNLTAGAVKTTAILNMEYF; via the coding sequence ATGTTAAAAAAACAGGCATTATCATTTGTTTTATTATGCTCAGCTTTCTATGCAAATGCTGATTGTGAAACTAAAAATCCCAAAACAGCCGATCCTATCACAATTAATTTAAGCGAATTGCTTTATCAGCAAACAAGTATAACTCAAACGTATTCCACCAAATATATGGGCTTTTTTGAATGCGACGCTGCAGCGCTTATTCCGGGTCTTGGTGACAATAAAGTGATAAATATGTCCGCGCAAGAAAATAAAAGTATCTATATTAAGTTAAATAATCAAAATATAATAAAATTAACAATTTTAAATATAAATAATAAAGAAATTTCATTGGGAAGTAAAAAAGATACTCACAGCACATCTAAAATCAATACTAATTTTTCCGTCAAAACGGAGTTGTATTATGGTTCTGTACCAAATAATCAGTTACTCGATGCAAAAGGCGCTAGCGAATATCAAATTAAGTCTGCCATAGTTGCTTTGGATGCCAGTAATTCGAGTTTATTTATTTTGATTTTAAAACTATTAGCAAGTTTGTTTGTCTGGGAACAAACGCAGTATGATATCTATTATCAGCCACTTATTATTAAATTTGAGCCTAAACAGACTACGTGTTCTTTTGATGATGCAGGGATGGTGGTCAAATTACCTAATATAGAAAGAGCCGAATTACTCAAAAAACAACAAGCTGGTGAAACACCTTTTGCATTAAATTTTAGTTGCGAATCATTATTAAATGGTAAAACAAATAACCCAATTACGGCTTATTTGAGTAGTTCAGCACTGAGCCCTGACAAAACAATTATGTTAGACAAACAGGCTAATTCTGCAAAAGGTGTTGGTATTAGTGTTAAATATCAAAATAACGTGGTTCACTTTGGAACAAAACAAGGTGATCGAAATGGTGCAACTCTGTTAATTAATAAAAAAAATAATGATGATGTGCCTAAATATTTAAGTGTCCCTTTAGTCGCTTACTATAATGTTTACGACACAAAAAACCTCACAGCTGGTGCGGTAAAAACAACGGCCATTTTAAATATGGAATATTTTTAA